A genome region from Camelus ferus isolate YT-003-E chromosome 25, BCGSAC_Cfer_1.0, whole genome shotgun sequence includes the following:
- the LOC106729920 gene encoding uncharacterized protein LOC106729920 isoform X12, producing the protein MPMPGSSSGACWRRGRSRWDGLVQRAEARWGLLEQLVPAARSFEVAHSALLALLTPGEQLLAELWQDQLGPEGCKGAVQRLQGVCEGAAARTEGLERALEAGQRLAELLTEDEALLVRGQLQRLRERVRLTGEGAARAWQKLLQDLGTGSSEPSPLTSPAAQLEPKGAASEHRGLENQEQLSAWLAPWTEAPGQAVVDTASIQEPNPPPGPVKPTGVTVEKMRGLASEVGSGTPAVFRKEVELLGGCWSEAQKQDTRLKAIRGPVELAASEEGLQPEGSWAQALQVFPWELWGEWTLSASLLWREPALPGRATGRGTCHLGLLLEPQGCRAMASSSTIERPRVLEGTVMLAAPRFAEELLTLPTRLSQAEPHGPKPGPVARGCGRHSHLLDQAGVVMMALLPGVLRPPSLHQDSECPSDLQVVQARGWGLEEWPVALGAAGLKPWTRAPGKALTLRDPGQGQPEDLRSRTVTRASLGGLLEDLSWRPPQGVGATRRGAGGTRTSGHDVGRGSHAQPPTSCSEELARTRVSWLGGHAACNGLATSSTSPPPSRTLWTVASGPVSRAGDGCSCPDPSWGNVGPYQSSLLCWGQGSPAASSSHTVWPVWRMWTGTRTQVAKGQLRVQEASVSRSPDPHPLCLRRCLEVLSWSVSEVAGWPWMSIWSSMTQAETDWKCAGIRDPISSTAKAE; encoded by the exons ATGCCCATGCCCGGTAGCTCCTCCGGCGCCTGCTGGAGGAGAGGGCGCTCCAGGTGGGATGGCCTGGTGCAGCGGGCAGAGGCCAG GTGGGGGCTCCTGGAGCAGCTGGTCCCCGCGGCGCGGAGCTTCGAGGTGGCCCATAGCGCCCTCTTGGCTCTGCTGACCCCAGGCGAGCAGCTCCTGGCTGAGCTGTGGCAGGACCAGCTGGGGCCTGAGGGCTGCAAGGGGGCTGTGCAGCGCCTGCAG GGTGTGTGCGAGGGGGCTGCGGCCCGGACAGAAGGCCTGGAGAGGGCCCTGGAAGCTGGCCAAAGGCTGGCAGAGCTGCTCACGG AGGACGAAGCTCTGCTGGTGAGGGGACAGCTGCAGCGGCTCCGGGAGCGGGTGAGGCTGACCGGAGAAGGCGCTGCCCGCGCCTGGCAGAAGCTGCTGCAGGACCTGGGGACAGGGTCCTCTGAGCCCTCGCCCCTGACAAGCCCGGCAGCCCAGCTGGAACCAAAGGGGGCAGCCTCTGAACATCGAGGGCTCGAGAACCAAGAGCAG CTGAGTGCCTGGCTGGCACCCTGGACGGAGGCCCCTGGCCAGGCGGTAGTGGACACAGCGTCCATTCAGGAACCAAACCCCCCACCGGGTCCCGTGAAACCTACAGGGGTCACTGTAGAGAAAATGCGAGGCCTGGCCTCAGAGGTGGGCTCAGGGACCCCAG ctgtgttccggaaagAGGTGGAGCTTCTGGGAGGGTGCTGGTCAGAGGCTCAGAAGCAGGACACTAGGCTGAAGGCTATACGGGGTCCGGTGGAGCTGGCGGCCAGTGAGGAGGGGCTGCAACCTGAGGGCAGCTGGGCCCAAGCTTTGCAG GTTTTCCCGTGGGAGCTGTGGGGAGAGTGGACCCTGTCAGCATCTTTGCTGTGGAGGGAACCAGCCCTACCAGGAAGGGCCACCGGCAGGGGCACCTGCCACCTGGGCCTGCTGCTGGAGCCGCAGGGCTGCCGGGCTATGGCGTCCAGCTCCACAATAGAGAG GCCGCGCGTCCTGGAGGGGACGGTGATGCTGGCTGCCCCACGCTTTGCGGAGGAGCTGCTTACGCTGCCCACCAGGCTGAGCCAGGCAGAGCCCCACGGGCCCAAGCCAGGGCCTGTGGCCAGGGGCTGTGGCCGGCACAGCCACCTTCTGGACCAGGCTGGGGTCGTCATGATGGCACTGCTCCCGGGGGTCCTCAGGCCCCCCTCCTTGCACCAGGACTCTGAGTGCCCCTCTGACCTGCAG GTGGTgcaggcccggggctgggggctAGAGGAGTGGCCTgtggccctgggggctgctgggctgaAGCCCTGGACCAGAGCTCCAGGGAAGGCCCTGACTCTGAGGGACCCTGGCCAGGGACAGCCTGAGGACCTCAGGAGCAGGACAGTCACCCGGGCGTCCCTGGGAGGGCTCCTGGAAGACCTGAGCTGGAGACCACCACAGGGAGTGGGAGCCACACGGAGAGGAGCCGGAGGGACGAGGACCAGTGGGCATGacgtggggaggggcagccacgCACAGCCCCCCACCTCGTGCAG CGAGGAGCTGGCACGCACACGGGTTTCATGGCTCGGTGGCCATGCTGCCTGCAATGGCTTGGCCACAAGCAGCACCAGCCCGCCTCCCAGCAGAACATTGTGGACAGTGGCCAGTGGTCCGGTGAGCAGGGCAGGGGATGGATGCAGTTGCCCTGACCCATCTTGGGGGAATGTGGGCCCATACCAGAGCTCTTTACTCTGTTGGGGTCAGGGCTCCCCAGCGGCCAGCAGCAGCCACACAGTATGGCCAGTGTGGCGGATGTGGACAGGGACAAGGACACAGGTGGCCAAAGGACAGCTCAGGGTCCAGGAAGCCTCAGTAAGCAG aAGCCCGGACCCCCACCCCCTGTGCCTGCGCAGGTGTCTCGAGGTGCTCTCATGGTCCGTGTCGGAGGTGGCTGGGTGGCCCTGGATGAGTATCTGGTCAAGTATGACCCAGGcagag ACAGACTGGAAGTGTGCTGGGATCAGAGACCCCATCTCTTCCACGGCCAAGGCTGAGTAG
- the LOC106729920 gene encoding uncharacterized protein LOC106729920 isoform X11, producing MPMPGSSSGACWRRGRSRWDGLVQRAEARWGLLEQLVPAARSFEVAHSALLALLTPGEQLLAELWQDQLGPEGCKGAVQRLQGVCEGAAARTEGLERALEAGQRLAELLTEDEALLVRGQLQRLRERVRLTGEGAARAWQKLLQDLGTGSSEPSPLTSPAAQLEPKGAASEHRGLENQEQLSAWLAPWTEAPGQAVVDTASIQEPNPPPGPVKPTGVTVEKMRGLASEVGSGTPAVFRKEVELLGGCWSEAQKQDTRLKAIRGPVELAASEEGLQPEGSWAQALQVFPWELWGEWTLSASLLWREPALPGRATGRGTCHLGLLLEPQGCRAMASSSTIERPRVLEGTVMLAAPRFAEELLTLPTRLSQAEPHGPKPGPVARGCGRHSHLLDQAGVVMMALLPGVLRPPSLHQDSECPSDLQVVQARGWGLEEWPVALGAAGLKPWTRAPGKALTLRDPGQGQPEDLRSRTVTRASLGGLLEDLSWRPPQGVGATRRGAGGTRTSGHDVGRGSHAQPPTSCSEELARTRVSWLGGHAACNGLATSSTSPPPSRTLWTVASGPVSRAGDGCSCPDPSWGNVGPYQSSLLCWGQGSPAASSSHTVWPVWRMWTGTRTQVAKGQLRVQEASVSRCLEVLSWSVSEVAGWPWMSIWSSMTQAETGSVLGSETPSLPRPRLSRGTVSRKGPLRTPWLC from the exons ATGCCCATGCCCGGTAGCTCCTCCGGCGCCTGCTGGAGGAGAGGGCGCTCCAGGTGGGATGGCCTGGTGCAGCGGGCAGAGGCCAG GTGGGGGCTCCTGGAGCAGCTGGTCCCCGCGGCGCGGAGCTTCGAGGTGGCCCATAGCGCCCTCTTGGCTCTGCTGACCCCAGGCGAGCAGCTCCTGGCTGAGCTGTGGCAGGACCAGCTGGGGCCTGAGGGCTGCAAGGGGGCTGTGCAGCGCCTGCAG GGTGTGTGCGAGGGGGCTGCGGCCCGGACAGAAGGCCTGGAGAGGGCCCTGGAAGCTGGCCAAAGGCTGGCAGAGCTGCTCACGG AGGACGAAGCTCTGCTGGTGAGGGGACAGCTGCAGCGGCTCCGGGAGCGGGTGAGGCTGACCGGAGAAGGCGCTGCCCGCGCCTGGCAGAAGCTGCTGCAGGACCTGGGGACAGGGTCCTCTGAGCCCTCGCCCCTGACAAGCCCGGCAGCCCAGCTGGAACCAAAGGGGGCAGCCTCTGAACATCGAGGGCTCGAGAACCAAGAGCAG CTGAGTGCCTGGCTGGCACCCTGGACGGAGGCCCCTGGCCAGGCGGTAGTGGACACAGCGTCCATTCAGGAACCAAACCCCCCACCGGGTCCCGTGAAACCTACAGGGGTCACTGTAGAGAAAATGCGAGGCCTGGCCTCAGAGGTGGGCTCAGGGACCCCAG ctgtgttccggaaagAGGTGGAGCTTCTGGGAGGGTGCTGGTCAGAGGCTCAGAAGCAGGACACTAGGCTGAAGGCTATACGGGGTCCGGTGGAGCTGGCGGCCAGTGAGGAGGGGCTGCAACCTGAGGGCAGCTGGGCCCAAGCTTTGCAG GTTTTCCCGTGGGAGCTGTGGGGAGAGTGGACCCTGTCAGCATCTTTGCTGTGGAGGGAACCAGCCCTACCAGGAAGGGCCACCGGCAGGGGCACCTGCCACCTGGGCCTGCTGCTGGAGCCGCAGGGCTGCCGGGCTATGGCGTCCAGCTCCACAATAGAGAG GCCGCGCGTCCTGGAGGGGACGGTGATGCTGGCTGCCCCACGCTTTGCGGAGGAGCTGCTTACGCTGCCCACCAGGCTGAGCCAGGCAGAGCCCCACGGGCCCAAGCCAGGGCCTGTGGCCAGGGGCTGTGGCCGGCACAGCCACCTTCTGGACCAGGCTGGGGTCGTCATGATGGCACTGCTCCCGGGGGTCCTCAGGCCCCCCTCCTTGCACCAGGACTCTGAGTGCCCCTCTGACCTGCAG GTGGTgcaggcccggggctgggggctAGAGGAGTGGCCTgtggccctgggggctgctgggctgaAGCCCTGGACCAGAGCTCCAGGGAAGGCCCTGACTCTGAGGGACCCTGGCCAGGGACAGCCTGAGGACCTCAGGAGCAGGACAGTCACCCGGGCGTCCCTGGGAGGGCTCCTGGAAGACCTGAGCTGGAGACCACCACAGGGAGTGGGAGCCACACGGAGAGGAGCCGGAGGGACGAGGACCAGTGGGCATGacgtggggaggggcagccacgCACAGCCCCCCACCTCGTGCAG CGAGGAGCTGGCACGCACACGGGTTTCATGGCTCGGTGGCCATGCTGCCTGCAATGGCTTGGCCACAAGCAGCACCAGCCCGCCTCCCAGCAGAACATTGTGGACAGTGGCCAGTGGTCCGGTGAGCAGGGCAGGGGATGGATGCAGTTGCCCTGACCCATCTTGGGGGAATGTGGGCCCATACCAGAGCTCTTTACTCTGTTGGGGTCAGGGCTCCCCAGCGGCCAGCAGCAGCCACACAGTATGGCCAGTGTGGCGGATGTGGACAGGGACAAGGACACAGGTGGCCAAAGGACAGCTCAGGGTCCAGGAAGCCTCAGTAAGCAG GTGTCTCGAGGTGCTCTCATGGTCCGTGTCGGAGGTGGCTGGGTGGCCCTGGATGAGTATCTGGTCAAGTATGACCCAGGcagag ACTGGAAGTGTGCTGGGATCAGAGACCCCATCTCTTCCACGGCCAAGGCTGAGTAGGGGCACAGTGTCACGGAAGGGACCCCTGAGGACTCCCTGGCTCTGCTGA
- the LOC106729920 gene encoding uncharacterized protein LOC106729920 isoform X1, whose product MPMPGSSSGACWRRGRSRWDGLVQRAEARWGLLEQLVPAARSFEVAHSALLALLTPGEQLLAELWQDQLGPEGCKGAVQRLQGVCEGAAARTEGLERALEAGQRLAELLTEDEALLVRGQLQRLRERVRLTGEGAARAWQKLLQDLGTGSSEPSPLTSPAAQLEPKGAASEHRGLENQEQLSAWLAPWTEAPGQAVVDTASIQEPNPPPGPVKPTGVTVEKMRGLASEVGSGTPAVFRKEVELLGGCWSEAQKQDTRLKAIRGPVELAASEEGLQPEGSWAQALQVFPWELWGEWTLSASLLWREPALPGRATGRGTCHLGLLLEPQGCRAMASSSTIERPRVLEGTVMLAAPRFAEELLTLPTRLSQAEPHGPKPGPVARGCGRHSHLLDQAGVVMMALLPGVLRPPSLHQDSECPSDLQVVQARGWGLEEWPVALGAAGLKPWTRAPGKALTLRDPGQGQPEDLRSRTVTRASLGGLLEDLSWRPPQGVGATRRGAGGTRTSGHDVGRGSHAQPPTSCSEELARTRVSWLGGHAACNGLATSSTSPPPSRTLWTVASGPVSRAGDGCSCPDPSWGNVGPYQSSLLCWGQGSPAASSSHTVWPVWRMWTGTRTQVAKGQLRVQEASVSRSPDPHPLCLRRCLEVLSWSVSEVAGWPWMSIWSSMTQAEQKGGPTRRSMSDSYHGLWPPACQPLRLCLKGSGPPSSAPPGAPYPGRQTGSVLGSETPSLPRPRLSRGTVSRKGPLRTPWLC is encoded by the exons ATGCCCATGCCCGGTAGCTCCTCCGGCGCCTGCTGGAGGAGAGGGCGCTCCAGGTGGGATGGCCTGGTGCAGCGGGCAGAGGCCAG GTGGGGGCTCCTGGAGCAGCTGGTCCCCGCGGCGCGGAGCTTCGAGGTGGCCCATAGCGCCCTCTTGGCTCTGCTGACCCCAGGCGAGCAGCTCCTGGCTGAGCTGTGGCAGGACCAGCTGGGGCCTGAGGGCTGCAAGGGGGCTGTGCAGCGCCTGCAG GGTGTGTGCGAGGGGGCTGCGGCCCGGACAGAAGGCCTGGAGAGGGCCCTGGAAGCTGGCCAAAGGCTGGCAGAGCTGCTCACGG AGGACGAAGCTCTGCTGGTGAGGGGACAGCTGCAGCGGCTCCGGGAGCGGGTGAGGCTGACCGGAGAAGGCGCTGCCCGCGCCTGGCAGAAGCTGCTGCAGGACCTGGGGACAGGGTCCTCTGAGCCCTCGCCCCTGACAAGCCCGGCAGCCCAGCTGGAACCAAAGGGGGCAGCCTCTGAACATCGAGGGCTCGAGAACCAAGAGCAG CTGAGTGCCTGGCTGGCACCCTGGACGGAGGCCCCTGGCCAGGCGGTAGTGGACACAGCGTCCATTCAGGAACCAAACCCCCCACCGGGTCCCGTGAAACCTACAGGGGTCACTGTAGAGAAAATGCGAGGCCTGGCCTCAGAGGTGGGCTCAGGGACCCCAG ctgtgttccggaaagAGGTGGAGCTTCTGGGAGGGTGCTGGTCAGAGGCTCAGAAGCAGGACACTAGGCTGAAGGCTATACGGGGTCCGGTGGAGCTGGCGGCCAGTGAGGAGGGGCTGCAACCTGAGGGCAGCTGGGCCCAAGCTTTGCAG GTTTTCCCGTGGGAGCTGTGGGGAGAGTGGACCCTGTCAGCATCTTTGCTGTGGAGGGAACCAGCCCTACCAGGAAGGGCCACCGGCAGGGGCACCTGCCACCTGGGCCTGCTGCTGGAGCCGCAGGGCTGCCGGGCTATGGCGTCCAGCTCCACAATAGAGAG GCCGCGCGTCCTGGAGGGGACGGTGATGCTGGCTGCCCCACGCTTTGCGGAGGAGCTGCTTACGCTGCCCACCAGGCTGAGCCAGGCAGAGCCCCACGGGCCCAAGCCAGGGCCTGTGGCCAGGGGCTGTGGCCGGCACAGCCACCTTCTGGACCAGGCTGGGGTCGTCATGATGGCACTGCTCCCGGGGGTCCTCAGGCCCCCCTCCTTGCACCAGGACTCTGAGTGCCCCTCTGACCTGCAG GTGGTgcaggcccggggctgggggctAGAGGAGTGGCCTgtggccctgggggctgctgggctgaAGCCCTGGACCAGAGCTCCAGGGAAGGCCCTGACTCTGAGGGACCCTGGCCAGGGACAGCCTGAGGACCTCAGGAGCAGGACAGTCACCCGGGCGTCCCTGGGAGGGCTCCTGGAAGACCTGAGCTGGAGACCACCACAGGGAGTGGGAGCCACACGGAGAGGAGCCGGAGGGACGAGGACCAGTGGGCATGacgtggggaggggcagccacgCACAGCCCCCCACCTCGTGCAG CGAGGAGCTGGCACGCACACGGGTTTCATGGCTCGGTGGCCATGCTGCCTGCAATGGCTTGGCCACAAGCAGCACCAGCCCGCCTCCCAGCAGAACATTGTGGACAGTGGCCAGTGGTCCGGTGAGCAGGGCAGGGGATGGATGCAGTTGCCCTGACCCATCTTGGGGGAATGTGGGCCCATACCAGAGCTCTTTACTCTGTTGGGGTCAGGGCTCCCCAGCGGCCAGCAGCAGCCACACAGTATGGCCAGTGTGGCGGATGTGGACAGGGACAAGGACACAGGTGGCCAAAGGACAGCTCAGGGTCCAGGAAGCCTCAGTAAGCAG aAGCCCGGACCCCCACCCCCTGTGCCTGCGCAGGTGTCTCGAGGTGCTCTCATGGTCCGTGTCGGAGGTGGCTGGGTGGCCCTGGATGAGTATCTGGTCAAGTATGACCCAGGcagag CAAAAGGGAGGACCAACCAGAAGATCCATGAGCGATTCCTATCATGGGCTGTGGCCCCCAGCCTGCCAGCCCCTGCGGTTGTGCCTGAAAGGCTCTGGGCCTCCATCCTCTGCACCACCGGGAGCCCCCTATCCCGGAAG ACAGACTGGAAGTGTGCTGGGATCAGAGACCCCATCTCTTCCACGGCCAAGGCTGAGTAGGGGCACAGTGTCACGGAAGGGACCCCTGAGGACTCCCTGGCTCTGCTGA
- the LOC106729920 gene encoding uncharacterized protein LOC106729920 isoform X14, translated as MPMPGSSSGACWRRGRSRWDGLVQRAEARWGLLEQLVPAARSFEVAHSALLALLTPGEQLLAELWQDQLGPEGCKGAVQRLQGVCEGAAARTEGLERALEAGQRLAELLTEDEALLVRGQLQRLRERVRLTGEGAARAWQKLLQDLGTGSSEPSPLTSPAAQLEPKGAASEHRGLENQEQLSAWLAPWTEAPGQAVVDTASIQEPNPPPGPVKPTGVTVEKMRGLASEVGSGTPAVFRKEVELLGGCWSEAQKQDTRLKAIRGPVELAASEEGLQPEGSWAQALQVFPWELWGEWTLSASLLWREPALPGRATGRGTCHLGLLLEPQGCRAMASSSTIERPRVLEGTVMLAAPRFAEELLTLPTRLSQAEPHGPKPGPVARGCGRHSHLLDQAGVVMMALLPGVLRPPSLHQDSECPSDLQVVQARGWGLEEWPVALGAAGLKPWTRAPGKALTLRDPGQGQPEDLRSRTVTRASLGGLLEDLSWRPPQGVGATRRGAGGTRTSGHDVGRGSHAQPPTSCSEELARTRVSWLGGHAACNGLATSSTSPPPSRTLWTVASGPVSRAGDGCSCPDPSWGNVGPYQSSLLCWGQGSPAASSSHTVWPVWRMWTGTRTQVAKGQLRVQEASKPGPPPPVPAQVSRGALMVRVGGGWVALDEYLVKYDPGRDWKCAGIRDPISSTAKAE; from the exons ATGCCCATGCCCGGTAGCTCCTCCGGCGCCTGCTGGAGGAGAGGGCGCTCCAGGTGGGATGGCCTGGTGCAGCGGGCAGAGGCCAG GTGGGGGCTCCTGGAGCAGCTGGTCCCCGCGGCGCGGAGCTTCGAGGTGGCCCATAGCGCCCTCTTGGCTCTGCTGACCCCAGGCGAGCAGCTCCTGGCTGAGCTGTGGCAGGACCAGCTGGGGCCTGAGGGCTGCAAGGGGGCTGTGCAGCGCCTGCAG GGTGTGTGCGAGGGGGCTGCGGCCCGGACAGAAGGCCTGGAGAGGGCCCTGGAAGCTGGCCAAAGGCTGGCAGAGCTGCTCACGG AGGACGAAGCTCTGCTGGTGAGGGGACAGCTGCAGCGGCTCCGGGAGCGGGTGAGGCTGACCGGAGAAGGCGCTGCCCGCGCCTGGCAGAAGCTGCTGCAGGACCTGGGGACAGGGTCCTCTGAGCCCTCGCCCCTGACAAGCCCGGCAGCCCAGCTGGAACCAAAGGGGGCAGCCTCTGAACATCGAGGGCTCGAGAACCAAGAGCAG CTGAGTGCCTGGCTGGCACCCTGGACGGAGGCCCCTGGCCAGGCGGTAGTGGACACAGCGTCCATTCAGGAACCAAACCCCCCACCGGGTCCCGTGAAACCTACAGGGGTCACTGTAGAGAAAATGCGAGGCCTGGCCTCAGAGGTGGGCTCAGGGACCCCAG ctgtgttccggaaagAGGTGGAGCTTCTGGGAGGGTGCTGGTCAGAGGCTCAGAAGCAGGACACTAGGCTGAAGGCTATACGGGGTCCGGTGGAGCTGGCGGCCAGTGAGGAGGGGCTGCAACCTGAGGGCAGCTGGGCCCAAGCTTTGCAG GTTTTCCCGTGGGAGCTGTGGGGAGAGTGGACCCTGTCAGCATCTTTGCTGTGGAGGGAACCAGCCCTACCAGGAAGGGCCACCGGCAGGGGCACCTGCCACCTGGGCCTGCTGCTGGAGCCGCAGGGCTGCCGGGCTATGGCGTCCAGCTCCACAATAGAGAG GCCGCGCGTCCTGGAGGGGACGGTGATGCTGGCTGCCCCACGCTTTGCGGAGGAGCTGCTTACGCTGCCCACCAGGCTGAGCCAGGCAGAGCCCCACGGGCCCAAGCCAGGGCCTGTGGCCAGGGGCTGTGGCCGGCACAGCCACCTTCTGGACCAGGCTGGGGTCGTCATGATGGCACTGCTCCCGGGGGTCCTCAGGCCCCCCTCCTTGCACCAGGACTCTGAGTGCCCCTCTGACCTGCAG GTGGTgcaggcccggggctgggggctAGAGGAGTGGCCTgtggccctgggggctgctgggctgaAGCCCTGGACCAGAGCTCCAGGGAAGGCCCTGACTCTGAGGGACCCTGGCCAGGGACAGCCTGAGGACCTCAGGAGCAGGACAGTCACCCGGGCGTCCCTGGGAGGGCTCCTGGAAGACCTGAGCTGGAGACCACCACAGGGAGTGGGAGCCACACGGAGAGGAGCCGGAGGGACGAGGACCAGTGGGCATGacgtggggaggggcagccacgCACAGCCCCCCACCTCGTGCAG CGAGGAGCTGGCACGCACACGGGTTTCATGGCTCGGTGGCCATGCTGCCTGCAATGGCTTGGCCACAAGCAGCACCAGCCCGCCTCCCAGCAGAACATTGTGGACAGTGGCCAGTGGTCCGGTGAGCAGGGCAGGGGATGGATGCAGTTGCCCTGACCCATCTTGGGGGAATGTGGGCCCATACCAGAGCTCTTTACTCTGTTGGGGTCAGGGCTCCCCAGCGGCCAGCAGCAGCCACACAGTATGGCCAGTGTGGCGGATGTGGACAGGGACAAGGACACAGGTGGCCAAAGGACAGCTCAGGGTCCAGGAAGCCTCA aAGCCCGGACCCCCACCCCCTGTGCCTGCGCAGGTGTCTCGAGGTGCTCTCATGGTCCGTGTCGGAGGTGGCTGGGTGGCCCTGGATGAGTATCTGGTCAAGTATGACCCAGGcagag ACTGGAAGTGTGCTGGGATCAGAGACCCCATCTCTTCCACGGCCAAGGCTGAGTAG
- the LOC106729920 gene encoding uncharacterized protein LOC106729920 isoform X13 has translation MPMPGSSSGACWRRGRSRWDGLVQRAEARWGLLEQLVPAARSFEVAHSALLALLTPGEQLLAELWQDQLGPEGCKGAVQRLQGVCEGAAARTEGLERALEAGQRLAELLTEDEALLVRGQLQRLRERVRLTGEGAARAWQKLLQDLGTGSSEPSPLTSPAAQLEPKGAASEHRGLENQEQLSAWLAPWTEAPGQAVVDTASIQEPNPPPGPVKPTGVTVEKMRGLASEVGSGTPAVFRKEVELLGGCWSEAQKQDTRLKAIRGPVELAASEEGLQPEGSWAQALQVFPWELWGEWTLSASLLWREPALPGRATGRGTCHLGLLLEPQGCRAMASSSTIERPRVLEGTVMLAAPRFAEELLTLPTRLSQAEPHGPKPGPVARGCGRHSHLLDQAGVVMMALLPGVLRPPSLHQDSECPSDLQVVQARGWGLEEWPVALGAAGLKPWTRAPGKALTLRDPGQGQPEDLRSRTVTRASLGGLLEDLSWRPPQGVGATRRGAGGTRTSGHDVGRGSHAQPPTSCSEELARTRVSWLGGHAACNGLATSSTSPPPSRTLWTVASGPVSRAGDGCSCPDPSWGNVGPYQSSLLCWGQGSPAASSSHTVWPVWRMWTGTRTQVAKGQLRVQEASKPGPPPPVPAQVSRGALMVRVGGGWVALDEYLVKYDPGRDRLEVCWDQRPHLFHGQG, from the exons ATGCCCATGCCCGGTAGCTCCTCCGGCGCCTGCTGGAGGAGAGGGCGCTCCAGGTGGGATGGCCTGGTGCAGCGGGCAGAGGCCAG GTGGGGGCTCCTGGAGCAGCTGGTCCCCGCGGCGCGGAGCTTCGAGGTGGCCCATAGCGCCCTCTTGGCTCTGCTGACCCCAGGCGAGCAGCTCCTGGCTGAGCTGTGGCAGGACCAGCTGGGGCCTGAGGGCTGCAAGGGGGCTGTGCAGCGCCTGCAG GGTGTGTGCGAGGGGGCTGCGGCCCGGACAGAAGGCCTGGAGAGGGCCCTGGAAGCTGGCCAAAGGCTGGCAGAGCTGCTCACGG AGGACGAAGCTCTGCTGGTGAGGGGACAGCTGCAGCGGCTCCGGGAGCGGGTGAGGCTGACCGGAGAAGGCGCTGCCCGCGCCTGGCAGAAGCTGCTGCAGGACCTGGGGACAGGGTCCTCTGAGCCCTCGCCCCTGACAAGCCCGGCAGCCCAGCTGGAACCAAAGGGGGCAGCCTCTGAACATCGAGGGCTCGAGAACCAAGAGCAG CTGAGTGCCTGGCTGGCACCCTGGACGGAGGCCCCTGGCCAGGCGGTAGTGGACACAGCGTCCATTCAGGAACCAAACCCCCCACCGGGTCCCGTGAAACCTACAGGGGTCACTGTAGAGAAAATGCGAGGCCTGGCCTCAGAGGTGGGCTCAGGGACCCCAG ctgtgttccggaaagAGGTGGAGCTTCTGGGAGGGTGCTGGTCAGAGGCTCAGAAGCAGGACACTAGGCTGAAGGCTATACGGGGTCCGGTGGAGCTGGCGGCCAGTGAGGAGGGGCTGCAACCTGAGGGCAGCTGGGCCCAAGCTTTGCAG GTTTTCCCGTGGGAGCTGTGGGGAGAGTGGACCCTGTCAGCATCTTTGCTGTGGAGGGAACCAGCCCTACCAGGAAGGGCCACCGGCAGGGGCACCTGCCACCTGGGCCTGCTGCTGGAGCCGCAGGGCTGCCGGGCTATGGCGTCCAGCTCCACAATAGAGAG GCCGCGCGTCCTGGAGGGGACGGTGATGCTGGCTGCCCCACGCTTTGCGGAGGAGCTGCTTACGCTGCCCACCAGGCTGAGCCAGGCAGAGCCCCACGGGCCCAAGCCAGGGCCTGTGGCCAGGGGCTGTGGCCGGCACAGCCACCTTCTGGACCAGGCTGGGGTCGTCATGATGGCACTGCTCCCGGGGGTCCTCAGGCCCCCCTCCTTGCACCAGGACTCTGAGTGCCCCTCTGACCTGCAG GTGGTgcaggcccggggctgggggctAGAGGAGTGGCCTgtggccctgggggctgctgggctgaAGCCCTGGACCAGAGCTCCAGGGAAGGCCCTGACTCTGAGGGACCCTGGCCAGGGACAGCCTGAGGACCTCAGGAGCAGGACAGTCACCCGGGCGTCCCTGGGAGGGCTCCTGGAAGACCTGAGCTGGAGACCACCACAGGGAGTGGGAGCCACACGGAGAGGAGCCGGAGGGACGAGGACCAGTGGGCATGacgtggggaggggcagccacgCACAGCCCCCCACCTCGTGCAG CGAGGAGCTGGCACGCACACGGGTTTCATGGCTCGGTGGCCATGCTGCCTGCAATGGCTTGGCCACAAGCAGCACCAGCCCGCCTCCCAGCAGAACATTGTGGACAGTGGCCAGTGGTCCGGTGAGCAGGGCAGGGGATGGATGCAGTTGCCCTGACCCATCTTGGGGGAATGTGGGCCCATACCAGAGCTCTTTACTCTGTTGGGGTCAGGGCTCCCCAGCGGCCAGCAGCAGCCACACAGTATGGCCAGTGTGGCGGATGTGGACAGGGACAAGGACACAGGTGGCCAAAGGACAGCTCAGGGTCCAGGAAGCCTCA aAGCCCGGACCCCCACCCCCTGTGCCTGCGCAGGTGTCTCGAGGTGCTCTCATGGTCCGTGTCGGAGGTGGCTGGGTGGCCCTGGATGAGTATCTGGTCAAGTATGACCCAGGcagag ACAGACTGGAAGTGTGCTGGGATCAGAGACCCCATCTCTTCCACGGCCAAGGCTGA